One genomic region from Drosophila subpulchrella strain 33 F10 #4 breed RU33 chromosome 2R, RU_Dsub_v1.1 Primary Assembly, whole genome shotgun sequence encodes:
- the LOC119549931 gene encoding glutaminase liver isoform, mitochondrial isoform X8, translating into MVQTSEMEALKRQSEDGETKEREENYRRGKEQETTETAAIIEEIIEGISLQNRRGTIVRTISAIISSQRRHYSMRPHREQEQRNAEDVLFDMFASEETGLISMGKFLAGLKTTGIRRNDPRVRELMDNLKKVHKLNNYETGSSAETQHLNRETFKAVVAPNIVLIAKAFRQQFVIPDFTSFVKDIEDIYNRCKTNTLGKLADYIPQLSRYNPDSWGLSICTIDGQRFSIGDVEVPFTLQSCSKPLTYAIALEKLGPKVVHSYVGQEPSGRNFNELVLDQNKKPHNPMINAGAILTCSLMNALVKPDMTSAEIFDYTMSWFKRLSGGEYIGFNNAVFLSEREAADRNYALGFYMRENKCFPKRTNLKEVMDFYFQCCSMETNCEAMSVIAASLANGGICPTTEEKVFRPEVIRDVLSIMHSCGTYDYSGQFAFKVGLPAKSGVSGGMMLVIPNVMGIFAWSPPLDHLGNTVRGLQFCEELVSMFNFHRYDNLKHLSNKKDPRKHRYETKGLSIVNLLFSAASGDVTALRRHRLSGMDITLADYDGRTALHLAASEGHLECVKFLLEQCHVPHNPKDRWGNLPVDEAENFGHSHVVEFLRSWAEKVDQPNEECQPEAVTTKTQADEEICSTSDLETSPATSPIPTPAESGSRAGSGRSSPVPSDAGSTASAGSASSIDDKTKPGL; encoded by the exons ATGGTGCAAACAAGTGAAATGGAGGCCCTGAAGCGGCAGAGCGAGGACggggagaccaaggagcgggaGGAGAACTACCGGAGGGGCAAGGAGCAGGAAACCACGGAGACGGCGGCCATCATCGAGGAAATAATCGAGGGCATCTCTCTGCAGAATCGCCGCGGCACTATAGTGCGTACTATTTCCGCGATAATCAG CAGTCAGCGACGCCACTATTCGATGCGGCC CCATCGGGAGCAGGAGCAGCGAAACGCGGAGGATGTGCTATTCGACATGTTCGCCAGCGAGGAGACGGGCCTCATCTCGATGGGCAAATTCCTGGCCGGACTGAAGACCACTGGCATCCGCAGGAACGATCCGAGGGTGCGGGAACTGATGGACAATTTGAAGAAAGTGCACAAGTTGAACAATTACGAGACTGGTTCTTCGGCGGAGACTCAGCACCTCAACCGGGAGACCTTCAAGGC AGTGGTGGCCCCCAATATCGTTCTGATCGCCAAGGCCTTCCGGCAGCAGTTTGTGATCCCCGACTTTACGAGTTTCGTCAAGGACATCGAGGACATCTACAACCGCTGCAAGACGAACACTCTGGGCAAGTTGGCCGACTATATTCCGCAGCTGTCTCGCTATAATCCCGACTCCTGGGGTCTGAGCATCTGCACCATTGATGGTCAGCGCTTCTCCATCGGCGATGTGGAGGTGCCCTTCACCCTCCAGAGTTGCAGCAAGCCCCTCACCTATGCCATTGCCCTGGAGAAACTGGGACCCAAGGTGGTGCACTCGTATGTGGGCCAGGAGCCCAGTGGCAGGAACTTCAATGAGCTCGTCCTGGATCAGAACA AGAAACCGCACAATCCGATGATCAACGCTGGGGCCATCCTCACCTGTTCCCTGATGAACGCTCTGGTCAAGCCCGACATGACCTCCGCGGAGATCTTCGACTACACCATGTCCTGGTTCAAGCGGCTGTCCGGCGGAGAATACATCGGCTTCAACAACGCCGTGTTCCTGTCCGAGCGGGAGGCAGCCGACCGGAACTACGCCCTGGGCTTCTACATGCGCGAGAACAAGTGCTTCCCCAAGCGCACCAACCTGAAGGAGGTGATGGACTTTTACTTTCAGTGCTGCTCCATGGAGACCAACTGCGAGGCCATGTCCGTGATCGCCGCCAGTCTGGCCAACGGAGGCATCTGTCCCACCACCGAGGAGAAGGTGTTCCGGCCGGAAGTAATCCGGGATGTGCTGTCGATCATGCACTCCTGCGGCACGTACGACTACTCCGGTCAGTTCGCCTTCAAGGTGGGACTGCCGGCCAAGTCCGGAGTGAGCGGCGGCATGATGCTGGTCATCCCCAACGTGATGGGCATCTTTGCCTGGTCCCCGCCCCTGGACCACCTGGGCAACACGGTGCGGGGACTGCAGTTCTGCGAGGAGCTGGTCTCCATGTTCAACTTCCATCGCTACGACAACCTGAAGCATCTGTCCAACAAGAAGGATCCGCGGAAGCACCGCTACGAGACCAAGGGCCTGTCCATTGTGAATCTGCTCTTTTCAGCTGCCAGCGGAGATGTGACAGCCTTGCGTCGCCATCGTCTCTCCGGGATGGACATCACCTTGGCGGACTACGATGGTCGCACCGCCCTGCATTTGGCCGCCTCCGAGGGTCACCTGGAGTGCGTCAAGTTCCTATTGGAGCAGTGCCACGTTCCCCACAACCCCAAGGACCGTTGGGGCAACCTGCCCGTGGATGAAGCCGAGAACTTCGGCCACAGCCACGTGGTGGAGTTCCTGCGCTCCTGGGCGGAGAAGGTCGACCAGCCCAACGAGGAGTGCCAGCCCGAGGCAGTTACTACCAAGACACAGGCGGATGAG GAAATCTGCAGCACGAGCGACCTGGAGACCAGTCCGGCCACCAGTCCCATTCCCACGCCCGCGGAATCCGGATCGAGGGCGGGATCAGGGCGATCCAGTCCGGTGCCATCGGACGCGGGAAGCACGGCGAGCGCCGGCAGCGCCAGCAGCATCGATGACAAGACCAAGCCGGGATTATAA
- the LOC119549931 gene encoding glutaminase liver isoform, mitochondrial isoform X11, which produces MVQTSEMEALKRQSEDGETKEREENYRRGKEQETTETAAIIEEIIEGISLQNRRGTIVRTISAIISHREQEQRNAEDVLFDMFASEETGLISMGKFLAGLKTTGIRRNDPRVRELMDNLKKVHKLNNYETGSSAETQHLNRETFKAVVAPNIVLIAKAFRQQFVIPDFTSFVKDIEDIYNRCKTNTLGKLADYIPQLSRYNPDSWGLSICTIDGQRFSIGDVEVPFTLQSCSKPLTYAIALEKLGPKVVHSYVGQEPSGRNFNELVLDQNKKPHNPMINAGAILTCSLMNALVKPDMTSAEIFDYTMSWFKRLSGGEYIGFNNAVFLSEREAADRNYALGFYMRENKCFPKRTNLKEVMDFYFQCCSMETNCEAMSVIAASLANGGICPTTEEKVFRPEVIRDVLSIMHSCGTYDYSGQFAFKVGLPAKSGVSGGMMLVIPNVMGIFAWSPPLDHLGNTVRGLQFCEELVSMFNFHRYDNLKHLSNKKDPRKHRYETKGLSIVNLLFSAASGDVTALRRHRLSGMDITLADYDGRTALHLAASEGHLECVKFLLEQCHVPHNPKDRWGNLPVDEAENFGHSHVVEFLRSWAEKVDQPNEECQPEAVTTKTQADEEICSTSDLETSPATSPIPTPAESGSRAGSGRSSPVPSDAGSTASAGSASSIDDKTKPGL; this is translated from the exons ATGGTGCAAACAAGTGAAATGGAGGCCCTGAAGCGGCAGAGCGAGGACggggagaccaaggagcgggaGGAGAACTACCGGAGGGGCAAGGAGCAGGAAACCACGGAGACGGCGGCCATCATCGAGGAAATAATCGAGGGCATCTCTCTGCAGAATCGCCGCGGCACTATAGTGCGTACTATTTCCGCGATAATCAG CCATCGGGAGCAGGAGCAGCGAAACGCGGAGGATGTGCTATTCGACATGTTCGCCAGCGAGGAGACGGGCCTCATCTCGATGGGCAAATTCCTGGCCGGACTGAAGACCACTGGCATCCGCAGGAACGATCCGAGGGTGCGGGAACTGATGGACAATTTGAAGAAAGTGCACAAGTTGAACAATTACGAGACTGGTTCTTCGGCGGAGACTCAGCACCTCAACCGGGAGACCTTCAAGGC AGTGGTGGCCCCCAATATCGTTCTGATCGCCAAGGCCTTCCGGCAGCAGTTTGTGATCCCCGACTTTACGAGTTTCGTCAAGGACATCGAGGACATCTACAACCGCTGCAAGACGAACACTCTGGGCAAGTTGGCCGACTATATTCCGCAGCTGTCTCGCTATAATCCCGACTCCTGGGGTCTGAGCATCTGCACCATTGATGGTCAGCGCTTCTCCATCGGCGATGTGGAGGTGCCCTTCACCCTCCAGAGTTGCAGCAAGCCCCTCACCTATGCCATTGCCCTGGAGAAACTGGGACCCAAGGTGGTGCACTCGTATGTGGGCCAGGAGCCCAGTGGCAGGAACTTCAATGAGCTCGTCCTGGATCAGAACA AGAAACCGCACAATCCGATGATCAACGCTGGGGCCATCCTCACCTGTTCCCTGATGAACGCTCTGGTCAAGCCCGACATGACCTCCGCGGAGATCTTCGACTACACCATGTCCTGGTTCAAGCGGCTGTCCGGCGGAGAATACATCGGCTTCAACAACGCCGTGTTCCTGTCCGAGCGGGAGGCAGCCGACCGGAACTACGCCCTGGGCTTCTACATGCGCGAGAACAAGTGCTTCCCCAAGCGCACCAACCTGAAGGAGGTGATGGACTTTTACTTTCAGTGCTGCTCCATGGAGACCAACTGCGAGGCCATGTCCGTGATCGCCGCCAGTCTGGCCAACGGAGGCATCTGTCCCACCACCGAGGAGAAGGTGTTCCGGCCGGAAGTAATCCGGGATGTGCTGTCGATCATGCACTCCTGCGGCACGTACGACTACTCCGGTCAGTTCGCCTTCAAGGTGGGACTGCCGGCCAAGTCCGGAGTGAGCGGCGGCATGATGCTGGTCATCCCCAACGTGATGGGCATCTTTGCCTGGTCCCCGCCCCTGGACCACCTGGGCAACACGGTGCGGGGACTGCAGTTCTGCGAGGAGCTGGTCTCCATGTTCAACTTCCATCGCTACGACAACCTGAAGCATCTGTCCAACAAGAAGGATCCGCGGAAGCACCGCTACGAGACCAAGGGCCTGTCCATTGTGAATCTGCTCTTTTCAGCTGCCAGCGGAGATGTGACAGCCTTGCGTCGCCATCGTCTCTCCGGGATGGACATCACCTTGGCGGACTACGATGGTCGCACCGCCCTGCATTTGGCCGCCTCCGAGGGTCACCTGGAGTGCGTCAAGTTCCTATTGGAGCAGTGCCACGTTCCCCACAACCCCAAGGACCGTTGGGGCAACCTGCCCGTGGATGAAGCCGAGAACTTCGGCCACAGCCACGTGGTGGAGTTCCTGCGCTCCTGGGCGGAGAAGGTCGACCAGCCCAACGAGGAGTGCCAGCCCGAGGCAGTTACTACCAAGACACAGGCGGATGAG GAAATCTGCAGCACGAGCGACCTGGAGACCAGTCCGGCCACCAGTCCCATTCCCACGCCCGCGGAATCCGGATCGAGGGCGGGATCAGGGCGATCCAGTCCGGTGCCATCGGACGCGGGAAGCACGGCGAGCGCCGGCAGCGCCAGCAGCATCGATGACAAGACCAAGCCGGGATTATAA
- the LOC119549931 gene encoding glutaminase liver isoform, mitochondrial isoform X4 yields the protein MMGDRSWNLLQYATERAPLPLDGYTAEEADQFKDSIRQKIVEDLKSMTGEELIELVKRNAVKETEQKAEVPIEEPLSGTEGGKERVQDDADLIDAGIIAEMVAGLCTKSQKETFIKVITKYISHREQEQRNAEDVLFDMFASEETGLISMGKFLAGLKTTGIRRNDPRVRELMDNLKKVHKLNNYETGSSAETQHLNRETFKAVVAPNIVLIAKAFRQQFVIPDFTSFVKDIEDIYNRCKTNTLGKLADYIPQLSRYNPDSWGLSICTIDGQRFSIGDVEVPFTLQSCSKPLTYAIALEKLGPKVVHSYVGQEPSGRNFNELVLDQNKKPHNPMINAGAILTCSLMNALVKPDMTSAEIFDYTMSWFKRLSGGEYIGFNNAVFLSEREAADRNYALGFYMRENKCFPKRTNLKEVMDFYFQCCSMETNCEAMSVIAASLANGGICPTTEEKVFRPEVIRDVLSIMHSCGTYDYSGQFAFKVGLPAKSGVSGGMMLVIPNVMGIFAWSPPLDHLGNTVRGLQFCEELVSMFNFHRYDNLKHLSNKKDPRKHRYETKGLSIVNLLFSAASGDVTALRRHRLSGMDITLADYDGRTALHLAASEGHLECVKFLLEQCHVPHNPKDRWGNLPVDEAENFGHSHVVEFLRSWAEKVDQPNEECQPEAVTTKTQADEEICSTSDLETSPATSPIPTPAESGSRAGSGRSSPVPSDAGSTASAGSASSIDDKTKPGL from the exons ATGATGGGCGATCGTAGTTGGAACCTGCTGCAGTATGCCACCGAGAGGGCACCTCTCCCGCTGGACGGATACACCGCCGAGGAGGCGGACCAGTTCAAGGACAGCATCCGGCAGAAGATAGTGGAGGACCTGAAGTCCATGACGGGGGAGGAGCTGATTGAACTGGTCAAGCGAAACGCCGTCAAGGAGACGGAGCAGAAGGCGGAAGTGCCCATCGAAGAACCCCTGTCCGGCACTGAAGGGGGCAAGGAACGGGTTCAGGATGATGCGGATCTTATCGACGCCGGAATCATAGCCGAAATGGTCGCCGGACTCTGCACCAAAAGCCAGAAGGAGACGTTCATCAAGGTGATAACGAAATATATCAG CCATCGGGAGCAGGAGCAGCGAAACGCGGAGGATGTGCTATTCGACATGTTCGCCAGCGAGGAGACGGGCCTCATCTCGATGGGCAAATTCCTGGCCGGACTGAAGACCACTGGCATCCGCAGGAACGATCCGAGGGTGCGGGAACTGATGGACAATTTGAAGAAAGTGCACAAGTTGAACAATTACGAGACTGGTTCTTCGGCGGAGACTCAGCACCTCAACCGGGAGACCTTCAAGGC AGTGGTGGCCCCCAATATCGTTCTGATCGCCAAGGCCTTCCGGCAGCAGTTTGTGATCCCCGACTTTACGAGTTTCGTCAAGGACATCGAGGACATCTACAACCGCTGCAAGACGAACACTCTGGGCAAGTTGGCCGACTATATTCCGCAGCTGTCTCGCTATAATCCCGACTCCTGGGGTCTGAGCATCTGCACCATTGATGGTCAGCGCTTCTCCATCGGCGATGTGGAGGTGCCCTTCACCCTCCAGAGTTGCAGCAAGCCCCTCACCTATGCCATTGCCCTGGAGAAACTGGGACCCAAGGTGGTGCACTCGTATGTGGGCCAGGAGCCCAGTGGCAGGAACTTCAATGAGCTCGTCCTGGATCAGAACA AGAAACCGCACAATCCGATGATCAACGCTGGGGCCATCCTCACCTGTTCCCTGATGAACGCTCTGGTCAAGCCCGACATGACCTCCGCGGAGATCTTCGACTACACCATGTCCTGGTTCAAGCGGCTGTCCGGCGGAGAATACATCGGCTTCAACAACGCCGTGTTCCTGTCCGAGCGGGAGGCAGCCGACCGGAACTACGCCCTGGGCTTCTACATGCGCGAGAACAAGTGCTTCCCCAAGCGCACCAACCTGAAGGAGGTGATGGACTTTTACTTTCAGTGCTGCTCCATGGAGACCAACTGCGAGGCCATGTCCGTGATCGCCGCCAGTCTGGCCAACGGAGGCATCTGTCCCACCACCGAGGAGAAGGTGTTCCGGCCGGAAGTAATCCGGGATGTGCTGTCGATCATGCACTCCTGCGGCACGTACGACTACTCCGGTCAGTTCGCCTTCAAGGTGGGACTGCCGGCCAAGTCCGGAGTGAGCGGCGGCATGATGCTGGTCATCCCCAACGTGATGGGCATCTTTGCCTGGTCCCCGCCCCTGGACCACCTGGGCAACACGGTGCGGGGACTGCAGTTCTGCGAGGAGCTGGTCTCCATGTTCAACTTCCATCGCTACGACAACCTGAAGCATCTGTCCAACAAGAAGGATCCGCGGAAGCACCGCTACGAGACCAAGGGCCTGTCCATTGTGAATCTGCTCTTTTCAGCTGCCAGCGGAGATGTGACAGCCTTGCGTCGCCATCGTCTCTCCGGGATGGACATCACCTTGGCGGACTACGATGGTCGCACCGCCCTGCATTTGGCCGCCTCCGAGGGTCACCTGGAGTGCGTCAAGTTCCTATTGGAGCAGTGCCACGTTCCCCACAACCCCAAGGACCGTTGGGGCAACCTGCCCGTGGATGAAGCCGAGAACTTCGGCCACAGCCACGTGGTGGAGTTCCTGCGCTCCTGGGCGGAGAAGGTCGACCAGCCCAACGAGGAGTGCCAGCCCGAGGCAGTTACTACCAAGACACAGGCGGATGAG GAAATCTGCAGCACGAGCGACCTGGAGACCAGTCCGGCCACCAGTCCCATTCCCACGCCCGCGGAATCCGGATCGAGGGCGGGATCAGGGCGATCCAGTCCGGTGCCATCGGACGCGGGAAGCACGGCGAGCGCCGGCAGCGCCAGCAGCATCGATGACAAGACCAAGCCGGGATTATAA